ggaggcgactcgacttcttctccatcacttgagtcgtcgcttcctccacCCCTTCACcgtcggaagtccactcgccactatcgccgccgctcgcctcgccttctagagcttgctcttgctctccgttgggcattgaatacatttcaataatggcctgaaagaaagtagggagaacaaagtcagtcgacgcagtgCATGCAGGAGCGAATTCAAATTacaaagcaaaaactcagaatcagaccttctctggtgcatgagactggtcgaatggagggactctcctggctcccctggggttgtccttgttcccggtaatgcccgacagacacttctccagtgtgtcgtcgtcgacctcctccgggtggatctgagtggagtcttcaagacccgaatacatccacatcggatggtctcaggcttgaagaggctggatgcgccgctgaaggaagacctccaagagatccataccggtgaccccgtcacggataagctggaccactcgatcgaccagcaccctcacctacgccttctcctccgggagcaccttcaaaggggagggtttccttacttggtccatggtaaagggagggaggccagtcgactggtccttacagtaaaaccaggtcgactgccattcgcggactgagtcgggaagaatcatggccggaaaagaacttttccctctcatctggataccaaggcccccacacatctgaatcacttgcatcctctcgtcactcgggttagcctttttcaccgtctgggagcgacaagtgaaaatgtgcttgaaaataccccagtgaggccggcaacccaggaagttctcacacaaagaaatgaaagcggctagataaacgattgtgttgggagtaaagtggtggagttgtgccccaaagaagttcaaaaacccttgaaagaaagggtgaggaggcaaggaaaatccacggtcgacatgggtggcaagaagaacacgctcaccctcccgaggttgcggctcggattccttccccggaagccgccgagtcataggggatcagccccccttcggccaggtcgtcaaggtcttcttgggtgatcctcgagtggatccagtcgccctggatccagcccttcagcaggccggctcgcgaggaagatctgccccggctggtcgccttccccttcgacctcgccgtcgccttctttgcccgctccagagccgctgtcttctccttccccattgctGCCGGCGAGATGCGTACGGAGCGATGGCGctggcgctggggcgagagcgagtgCAGCAGAGGGGCGTGAAGAGGATAAGAGGTAATGGGAATGCACTGTTCGGGGGACTCcagtccaacgccttatatgaggccgcttccgagtggctgacgggtaggcccaggcgGCTCTGTTAAATCCCGTAATAATCGCGcacgcgatacatggcgaaaaaggtggcgcggggatcgaggcggctccgctctatcccatccgattactgcggcctcccccgtcccgcgtgcTTCCCAATTCAGATCCCACGAAATCCGTGGACAGCAGAACAACTTTTCaaaccaaagatctcctccgcaccgtcactcggagcctttcgagtaaagaaactcactcgacgaagaattaagaatggatcaaggcgactggaaaggAAGTCGCTGTCAACACTcgggttcattgatccgaaacaaggtaTGCTCGCGGCATGAAAAACGAGTCGAAAAAATGCTCAAACCCtgtcccactcaaacctcgatccattcgggggctaatgatgaagctgtgtacctagggtagggtcatggacctgtccaaactgacctacccaaggacatctccagaagaaatcatctttcaatcgacttgaaggtgtctcactcgacagacttgaagatactcgaccaagaagcaatcactcgaccaagaccaagccactcgacGGTCAGGTTGACCTAAAGGcgctccgcatgctaacggtcggttattaagtagcttttatggtcatcatagcactttattactagtgttaccagtaacgcccttccttaatgtacattgaaccctttgtatcgtgggctggctggggtcttggcacactctatataagccacccccttcctCCGAAACAAGGGTTCGCACGCCTGTAATtcacacacgcataatccagtcgaccgcctccgggctccgagacgtagggctattacttcctccgagaagggcctgaactcgtaaatcttgcgttcctacaactcctctatagctaagatcttgcctctccatacttacccccctacatcactatcagacttagaaccacgacagacagCACAGTAGCCCAAGTGTGGGATGGTAATGATTTAAAATTAACCTTTAGAAGATGTGTTGATCTTCTTGGTATGAACCGCTGGGAACAACTTGTTTATGTGATCAAGCAAAATCCTCCTCTGGATGGAGTGGATACCCCGATTTGGGGCTTAGAATCCAATGGGACTTTCTCGGTTAAATCCTTTTATAAACAAATCAATTTTAGTGGGATAGTTCCTGCTATTAGTGATAAAATGTGGAAAATTTTATGTCCGCAGAGCATCCATATTTTTCTATGGTTATGTGTTCACAATAAGATACTTACTAGAGATAACCTTGCGAAAAGGAGGGGAGTTGAAGACCCTTCCTGTTTATTTTGCTCTGACTTTGAAACTGTTCAACACCTGTTGTTTGACTTTGTGGTGGCCCAACAAGTTTGGGAATTTGTTGCAGAAGCTTTTGATATCGACATAATATCTTGTTTTGGAAGTATTGTGTCCTTTTGGCATATGCATAAGGAAAATGCTGTTTTGAATATGGTGACAACTGCTGCCTTGTGGAGCCTGTGGAGATTAAGAAATGAGTTTTGCTTTCAGGGGCGCAAATGGAGAAGTGTGAAATGCATTCTTGCAAAACTAAGCTGCTTTTTACACCAATGGAAAGTTCTCTGCGACGATGGGCAGGCAACTCTACTGCTATGATGCATCCTTCTGCTGGACAAACGGCATGGGGAACTCCTCCAGATCGCATGGAGATGATGCTGGGAGAGACCAACTGAAAAACTGGGCGCTGGAGATGATGGATCATTCCTGAAGATCTGCCTTTTTCGTTCTCCTTCGTTTCTCATTTCTGCTGATGCTCTGTAATAAGTAAAAGTCTTCGTTTATGCTCCTAGCCTTAAAACTGCTATGTTGGCTGTAGGCTTTTATCGTTGANNNNNNNNNNNNNNNNNNNNNNNNNNNNNNNNNNNNNNNNNNNNNNNNNNNNNNNNNNNNNNNNNNNNNNNNNNNNNNNNNNNNNNNNNNNNNNNNNNNNNNNNNNNNNNNNNNNNNNNNNNNNNNNNNNNNNNNNNNNNNNNNNNNNNNNNNNNNNNNNNNNNNNNNNNNNNNNNNNNNNNNNNNNNNNNNNNNNNNNNNNNNNNNNNNNNNNNNNNNNTCAGGGGTACCAAGGACATTTCTCATAATTGCTCGCAGGCAGGCTCGTGTGCACGGACCAGGAAGTGCGCATGGGGTTTAAGATCCTGTGTGCTCGCGGTATCGAAAGAGAAAAGGTCAGGACACGGTGGACACTGGGTGTCAAGAGAGCATATGGCTTGACCGCATGGACACAGGGGTTCAGGAAACATGCACAGGGGTGTCCATATTAACTTTTGCTCATTTCAGGAATCAGGAACcgtcttcttctcctccttgctgCTCCTTTTGGACTAGGTGATCCTTCCTCGCTTTTCCTTGGTGGTCATCATCGTACATAATCTATActgatataaaaagacccaaaggggcagattcAATTAATCTcggtcatcaaatcatgtcaatccaatgacctagactgcttcaatgtcgagcgctcaacacgtttagcatgcagttaatttcatgccaaatatagtgctaatcacataataacacgtaatttatatcctacttaatatccgcatgcacttaatatactttcaaattaacgtgcattgcacgtacacattgactagtcacATATAAGGTTCCACTTTGAAGCAGTAGCCATTTGTCATCCGAATGCATACGAAACTCAAGTAGGAGAGAAGTCTGTGTTTCGATAGCATGTGCATGAGATCTTGTCAACGGTCCACTTGAAGCTTGTGGGCTTGATAGCCGGTTCAAGGTGATGTCCATGGGGTGCTTCGCACAATCCCCTTACGCCAATGATGGCGAAACGCTGGCATGGGCTGAGGCCGATGAGGCTCATTTCTGCCAGATCGCATCATCCAACGCCGCATTCAGTTTGTTAAGGCTGCAAGCTAAAGCAGCTAACTGACGGATGAAACTGCTGAAAATAATGCCTAAACCTGAAACTACTGAACTGAAGTTACTAAAGGCAGAAAATAATAGGATGCTGTAAGAAGGGCATCTCTTTCACGAGCAGGTAACAACTAAATGGTTGTAACGCGTAAATCAAGATGGAAAAATAGAAAGAAGGGTATCAATCTCTTCCGCATGCGGCTTAGGCTATAGAAGACCAAATCAACGCCAATTCATGCAATCTGGAAAGTACAAGCAATTAATGTGTGATTCACTTGGTAGGGCCGCTGATCTTGATCTTACCAAATGTCAATGCTTGGTAAAACAACTAGTACTAGTACCTATTGATCAGTAATTCGGGGTACCAAAACGTACTTGTGCAATTAGTTGTTGTAATTTGAAGTGTCAAGCTAGCCATTCTAGTGATGATTGTTATCTGGAGTAAAACGAAGTCCACAGCACATTGTTCTACTTGCTATATGTCCCAAAAACAGTGTTACCAAGCCATTTTAGTAACTCCTTTGATTCGGTGAGCCACAAAAATGAAGTTCATACACGGGAGATGTTCAAGGGTCAAGACAGTGCAGGGAATTTTGGAGCCCAGAGAAGGTGAATATGATGTATGCACTCCTCAAACCAACTTAACATCATTTTAGCCAAATTGTCACATCCACATGTACTTTAGATAGTCGTCCATCCACATAGTTCAGTTCAGGTCTACGTAGCCTTTGGTGGAAGCTAGCTAGCCCATAAATAGTATCAGGCGCTCCATCATATAGCAAGTCACCGGTTAGCTTATTCACATCTCCTATCTTGAGACCTTCTCTTCTAAAACTACTGAACTGAAGTTAATGAAAACCCAAGGTTAATTTCCAATGTaataagcaattcagcatcagctgGGTGGATTTTTGGTAAGAAAGGAATCTCCGTCACATGCAGATTGGGCTGCTCAAGTACAAAATTACCTGAAGTCAGTTCATGCATCTTTTCTACTATTAAGTGCATGATGTCACAGCCCTCATGGATGCATGACGCACTTGAAGCTCTACCAACAAATACATTTTTGCAATCAATGAAGTTCCGTCGCCCCCAAAATATCATGTCACGTAGTAGAACCTATGAATCACAGGGATGCTCACAGTCGCACACACGAAATGAGCAAGTCACATGATGAACCGAGCGCCGCATTTtagcccggttcaaaaaaaaaaactcatgTCCTTCCTATTACCAAGTAGAGTACAAGATTAGCGGAAATCAAGATGGAGGCAGAGAAGACCAAATCAAAGTCAAATTCGTGTGATCTGGACAGTACGATCAGTTAATCTGCCATTTACTTGGTTGCCACGCCTATCTTGATCTTGTCAAAAGTCAATATGCTTGGTAAATTGTTCAGTGATTCATGGTACCGAACTTGTGCATTTAGTTGACGGTGCAATTTGAAGTGTCAAGCTACCCATTCTAGTGATTGTTATCTGGAGTTAAAAGAAGTCCTCAACAGATTAGTGCTTAATATATACTCCCGCCgcacccataatataagatgtaatattacatcttatattatgggacggagggagtatgtcctaAAACTATGTTACCAAGCCATTTCTGTTCTACTCCCTTTTATCGGTGAGCCACAAAAATGAAGTTGATATATTGAAGTTATTCAAGGGTCAAGACGGTGCAGGGAAATTAATGGAGCCCAGTgaaggtgaatatgatatatgtacTCCTCAAACCAACTTGCAACATTATTTTAGCCAAATTGTAACATGGAGTAGCTTACATTAGATAGTCGTCCATCCATATAATTCAGTTTAGGTCTACGTAGCCAGCCTATAAATAGTATCAGGCGCTCCATCATATAGCAAGTCACTGGCTAGCTTATTCACATATCTTTTCTTGAGACATTCTCTTGATCCACATATCTACCTACCTCTCTAGCTAGGCATTCTCTTGATCCACATATTTACCTACCTCTCTAGCTAGAAACAAAGCTTGCTCTCGGCAACAATGGCTGCAGGTGGAGCTTCTCTTATTGGTGCTGCTGTTTTCTCCGTGCTGATCATGTCTTCCCTGGGGGATCCGATGCCTTTATGCAGCGACTGCGAGACACTGTGCCGTACCAACTGCACCGCGGAGGCTGAAGCCAATTGCGCCAATTACTGCAACAACACCCAAGCAACAGCAGGGCACTGCGAAGGTTGCATGGGCGCCTACTTCGGCCAGCACTGCAATCCCGAGTGTCTTAAGAATTGCAGCAACGGCTGCAAGAGGAAGGTGCTTCCGACGCCTTTATGCAGCGACTGCGACACGGTATGCAGTACCAAGTGCGACGAGGAGCTTCAAACCACCTGCAGCGAATACTGCGACTTCAGCCGCAGCGGTCTGGCGGACTGCCAGCGTCAGCTCTTCAAGCGGTGCAATGCAGAGGGTACCTGCTGCAGTAGCGACGGCACATGCACTTGTGACTGCGAGACCGAAGCTCGAAAGCAGTGCGTGGGCGTCAGCGACAACTCCAATAATTGCGAAGTTTGCAAGCGCAGCCAGTTCGACCAGGACTGCCATCCCACCTGTAACACCGACTGCAATAGCAACTGCAAGAAGAAGAAAGGGTGCCGCGGGCACGCATAGGGAAAACATGTAACTGGGGGCCCTGCATTGCGTAGGAAATAACATGGCTCCTTGTAGTCGTGCGTAGATTTCGATTTCTGTAAACGCCACGACCTGGTTTTGTGGGATGGCACAGGAGGAGTATGGGTGGTGGCGCATCACCCCCAGCTTTTGGCCGAGGATTTATATTCTGTATTTCTGTTTATGTTTTCTGAACAATGAATCGCAATGTGAAATTATGGTTGATTATGGTTGTTCAATGTTCCTTCTTCCATAGAGCTTGTGTGTGTTGATTTGCTTGTATACATCAGCTTGTCAATCAAAGTATGCGTTTGTGTGTCGTTGTACTATCCAATAATACTGGAAGGTGATGCGCGCCTTCGCCGTGCCATTAACTCTCTTTCCTTGTTGAGGAAACTGTATTTTTCTATGTAAATCACCTTTTTACTGATGATTAGAATGCTTGCAACCCCGCATTTATAGGACCGTTTTTTCTACCCAAGTCAAGGCCTGTATGAATTAGCCACCTCAACACTATGTGTGCTTGTTTTCAAACATCCTGAACATCTTTAGTGATGGGTACTCTGTCTTCActtttactctctctctctctctctctctctctctctctctctctctctcttgcgtgGATACTTGTACTCCATGTTAAGCACTGATTCAATTCAATTTCGTTAGATAGCCATGACCGTACCGGCGACTCCACCATGGATTTCCACATCAGCATCCTCGACCACAACACCAGCAGCCTATCGTGGGTCAACGGCGAGAAGCAGTTACCGAATGAGGTCGGTAGTGAGGCCCAAGGCGGGGCTGGGGCATGGGCGCGCAACTTCTCGCACGACGTCCGTTCAGGGACGGCTGCTTGTACATCCTTTGAAACCTCACCGTGTTCGACCTGCGCACCACCGACTACTTTGCGCCCCATGGCGACCACCGCGAACCCGCAGCCGAGTCGACGGAAAGGCTCGAGCTGATACAGAGCGTTGATCACTTGCTTTATTAGGAGGCTTTAGCTACTATTTCTTCTTTCTAATTTTCGCATGTAAGCAATGGTGCACAGTATCTTTCCGAGGGTTTTATTTGAGGATGCGTATTTTGATTCACTAGTCGACAACCCGTGCATCCGCACGGTCTAGCCTATgattttttttcttatactaaATTAGTATACAATGTATTTTTCATAAATTTTAAATCTCCATCTAAGTCAAGCTCCTCATTTATTTTGCCAAAGTGCTCCGAAAAAAGTAAGTTGATTTGATAAAATCTCATCTTATCACATTATTCATGCAAATACCAGAACTGGAAAATTTATTGCATTTATCTATCTAGTTATACTAACATTATTCATGCAAATACCACAACAGCTTGTCAAAGAGTTTTAGATAAAGTATCGTAGACATTTGCGATGGCTCTCAAAATGCAACTGTTTATTTTAATTTTAGAGGAAACAAAATTAAGTATAACTAGATGAAACCCCGCGCGTTGCGACGGGAACCCTTGATAAGAATGGTTGCTTACACTACAGAGAAACAATCGAGAATAGCAAAATAATAAAAATAAGTATTAAATATTGTGATCACTAATTAAAATTTGAATAGTACATTAAAAATGAGCAATCATATAGAGAAAGACAATGTTTATCATAAATCTGGTAACACGCAAAGGGAAGGAAAGATGCACATAAGAAAAAATACTGAAGTATGATAAAAGGGGTTTAATACATATCTAGTGTATTGTAGCGCACAGAAGCCAAACAATTAAAAAACTATGTGATTTCAAATAGTTGTATGAGTACGGTATAACAAACAACATAAATGCAGTGGATCATATTCTGAAGAGAAACATGGAGATATTCCTACCCTGCAAATTATTTAAGAATGAGCAATCCAATGCCTATTAAAATACTTTTGATTGTGCATAGAGTTTGAATAATATAGTGGGCAAAAAGTTGCAGGAAACAGAAAGAAATAACAAATTGAAATTGGTGAAGCAAAATTCAATAGGTAGTATCTAGATGGAGAAAACACAAAAAAAGTAAAGTAGTTTGCAACATAGTTTGTACACGATTTAAACTAAGAACTCAGAAAATCATAGACCGGTACTTTAGCTCAGGGATTGAACGACGCCTTTCATCAGCATAATATGTGTTTCTATGTCTTGTTACAGTTATAATTGTAGAAGTGCATACTCTagtcaatgcaaccaaaagaccgatctgatgaaaGAGACTAGACATCACATTATACGTAAACACCCCCCCTCATGTGTCTCTCCTTCAGGtctaaacgtggaccgaaagtggactacaatttaattgcgccagccgggtcttgaactcaagacctcttggctctgataccatgtagaagtgcatgctctagccaatgcaaccaaaataccgatctgatgaaagagactaggcagcacattatacgtcaacaataATAAAATCATAATTAACTCAAATGTACAAACCAGTTATAATATAATATGTTCCAAATAAAGTCGATCGCTGGTTCTCCTTTAATAACCTTGGTAATGAAATAATATGTGTTTCTCTATCTTGTTACAACCTGAAATAATACAAACCAGTTCAAGGAGGAAGACACGTTGGCTGCATCTTTGGATTTGAGTTGAAAGCAAGGTGAAATGATAGAGGATGTCATCGTAGGAATTAATGCTAAAGTGGCATCCGAACAGGTTTATCTAGGAAATCTGCTAGGAGAGAAAATATTCGTGATCTACTCTGAAATGTAGCCTTGGTCAAAGAACAGATTGAAAATAAATGAACGAAGCTTACATGTGTTGTAGTCAGACGATATGAGGGCAGAATGCATGCCACTTTGTCTTTCCTGATCGGCAATGCAGCATAATTTGATCGCCAATTTCAGCTCTTCGGGAAATTAAGCGTACAGTACTGACGACACCATGCAAAAATGTCTAAGCAGTACTCCAATATTTTCTTCTTTAGCCTGTCAACAAAGCTTGATTAAGCTAGGTGCAGGCAGTCTTACAATCTTTCTAAATCAGAGCAATTAAAAATATGAAAAATAGCATAAAGTAAAAAATGGCATCTGAATGCCCACCGTAGTTTCCTGAAAAATGTAATGGCATGTGAAGTGTAGGATTTTGCTTGTAACACTAAAACTTATTTATGCTCTAGACTGCAGTCGCGAAAGAATTCCAGCCGAATAAGAAGCGGCACCTGACATTTGGTAGTCTGCAACTCTACATCGTGCCATAAGGAGAGAAGATTTGCTTGAGATATATATGCCTGCTCAAAAACAAAAATTGTTTAATCAATATGCAGGAGAGGGGACGCATTGGTACCCAGACATGACGGCGCCGTAGTCGCGAGAGCTTGAGTGGAAGACAGCCACGAAGAACCCCCTGCCTCTACGGAAGGAACGTATGCCACTGCCTATAATTCAACGGCATCGCCTCGTAGATCTACTCTGTGTTGACTGCTTTCTCTCGCGTCTCACCGCCGCCAGGGAATCACGATGGACGCACATGAGAGCAAAGGAGCAGGAGGTACCTGGAGGAGCCATGGACTGGGATTAGAGCGTTGTACTGACGTGAGAGGGAGGGAGAGGTCATCAGTCCCCAACCACACCTCGCAACCATTGACAACCCGTCGCTTCGCTCACCCGTAGCCGCTCGTACCATGGGAGAGCGATATTGGGAAAGAATGGGAGATAAAAATCGCAAAGGGGAAGAGACTGGGCAGGGAGAAGAATGGTCGTGAGGTGTGGTTGGGAACTAATCGGTTGATCACCATCCCTATTAAAACTAAATAATTTTAAGAAAAATTGCTCACATGGTGTAGTGACGTGGAAGCCTACATGTCAAGATAATTGGTTGTAGTGGGTTGAtgatgtggataggctgcatgttaagagaaataggatagtggggatgaactatttaggtattatagatgcaTGGCCACTCCTTAAAATTAATTGCTTGAAATTAATTATGCAACTTATTTCTACAGATGTTGAATTAATTAGAAGATATTCTGTTCAAAAAAATTAGAAGATATTCTGCTGCTTTACAATTAACGATGGAATACTGTTTATCTGTAGCGGCTATATGGCGCCCTTCTCAAGACAATAACTGAAAGAATGACATTGGGACGCAGCTTCAACTTGGAAGGGCTGAGCCAAACATGCTTGCTGCGATTCACATGTTTGTGTACACCAAACAGGAGGACAACAACATTGTACGTGTAGTCGAATCATCAATAGTTCTGTAAGTTGTGTTTAGTTTAAAAAATATGTAAATTTCATAACTTGGTCATAATATTTTACTCTAATTCCCATGTGAATCTAGGTTCTAACACAACCATGTTGGCCGACATAAACATGAACTGCTACCTTTTATGGACTGAGGAAAGAGCAAAAATCATGCTGATGATATATAATTTCCTTCTCTTATGGCCAGGGCGGTCATGTATTTCCTCAATGATGGTCGTGGACTGATAATAAAAAATCCAAGTGATCTTTAAATTATACTGTTGTTTCTTTATTAACAGAATCAAGTTATTCATTGCTTCTTACAATCCATCCGTCATCGTGATTAGCAACACTTTGTTTCGTAATTCTTGTAGTCCTACATGCCTTGTCATGCAATATATGTACTCCAACTACTGCTTGTCCGTTCCTCAACTATTCCGAACGCTGTCATACCCATGGCCTGCCCTGTTTATGCAGTCTAGCTTGCATATGGTAGTCAACTCCAAGCAACTAATGAGAAGCGAGACTTTTCTAGCATTTTTGATCCGCTGCTCGGTATGATTATACTA
The Triticum dicoccoides isolate Atlit2015 ecotype Zavitan chromosome 3A, WEW_v2.0, whole genome shotgun sequence genome window above contains:
- the LOC119270866 gene encoding keratin-associated protein 5-4-like, which translates into the protein MAAGGASLIGAAVFSVLIMSSLGDPMPLCSDCETLCRTNCTAEAEANCANYCNNTQATAGHCEGCMGAYFGQHCNPECLKNCSNGCKRKVLPTPLCSDCDTVCSTKCDEELQTTCSEYCDFSRSGLADCQRQLFKRCNAEGTCCSSDGTCTCDCETEARKQCVGVSDNSNNCEVCKRSQFDQDCHPTCNTDCNSNCKKKKGCRGHA